The following proteins are co-located in the Streptomyces sp. NBC_01198 genome:
- a CDS encoding AfsR/SARP family transcriptional regulator, which produces MAEFRALGPIEAVVGGRLVDPGAPKQRALLALLVSKVGQPVAVDMIVEELWTGKPPPSAVTSLQAYVANLRRVLEPGRVPRTPATVLRTYGRGYLLDSRVVEVDVHRFGERAAAGWQALDWGEPQQAVREFEAGLALWRGQAYAEVADTTYVRPDVARLEELRLSVVEGRCAALLAVGAHEMAVAELEAFTRAHPLREYGCELLSLALYRAGRQADALGVLRTNQKRLAEELGIDPRPALQHLENEILNHAPALDWRPHPRVVAKSA; this is translated from the coding sequence ATGGCCGAGTTCCGGGCGCTCGGCCCGATCGAGGCGGTGGTCGGCGGCCGGCTGGTCGACCCGGGGGCCCCCAAGCAGCGCGCCCTGCTGGCGCTGCTGGTCAGCAAGGTGGGACAGCCGGTGGCCGTCGACATGATCGTCGAGGAGCTGTGGACCGGGAAGCCGCCGCCGTCGGCGGTCACCTCGCTGCAGGCCTACGTGGCCAACCTGCGCCGGGTGCTCGAACCCGGCCGGGTGCCCAGGACCCCGGCGACGGTGCTGCGCACCTACGGGCGCGGCTACCTGCTGGACAGCCGGGTGGTCGAGGTCGACGTGCACCGCTTCGGTGAACGCGCCGCCGCCGGCTGGCAGGCACTGGACTGGGGTGAACCGCAGCAGGCCGTCAGGGAGTTCGAGGCAGGGCTCGCGCTGTGGCGCGGCCAGGCCTACGCGGAGGTCGCCGACACCACCTACGTACGCCCGGACGTGGCCCGGCTGGAGGAGCTGCGGCTCTCGGTGGTCGAGGGGCGATGTGCGGCGCTGCTGGCCGTCGGCGCCCACGAGATGGCGGTGGCCGAACTGGAGGCGTTCACCCGGGCGCACCCCTTGCGCGAGTACGGCTGCGAGCTGCTGAGCCTGGCCCTCTACCGGGCCGGCCGGCAGGCCGACGCGCTGGGGGTGCTGCGGACCAACCAGAAGCGGCTGGCCGAAGAGCTCGGCATCGACCCCAGACCGGCGCTCCAGCACCTGGAGAACGAGATACTCAACCACGCCCCCGCCCTGGACTGGCGCCCGCACCCCCGGGTGGTCGCCAAGTCCGCCTGA
- a CDS encoding FAD-dependent monooxygenase has protein sequence MEAIEVPVLIVGGGGCGLSASVFLSDHGVGHLLVERHTDTSKLPKAHYLNQRTMEIFRQHGLYEAVVEPAAPLEKFGKVRWQTTLTGDGPLDARVIHEMDAFGGGALTETYAAAGPVLPIKLPQLRLEPILRRQAEQRNPGRVLFGHDLVAFTEDPGSGRVLAEIRDSATGETSTVAARYVVAADGGRTLGPALGVRMQGVSAMVDVTTAYFSADLSPWWHEGTIITWLLNPYRPDLSSTLLEMGPSWGKACEEWGLHFIPGDADRSDPRAVTARIREVLGLPGLDLTLHKVSHWSVEGVLADRYRDGRVLIVGDAAHRQPPTTGLGLNGGIQDVHNLAWKLAAVLAGHADDGLLDSYEGERRPLGRRNVEWGLSTWFHHRLMTEAAVGLGAHIPPERRSSAFAAYFAPSPVGEVVRARAAEIFGTHRAECQAHDLEVGFAYEDGAVVPDGSPPPARSPMGDAHHPTTRPGHVLAHAWIEHRGRRLSTHDLVGSGTGFALLTGASGTPWCAAAAEVAEKFGVPITVARIGDPADGAEYTDVEGGWAAVRGITDAGAVLVRPDNHVAWRSADGSDSPVDVLGQALSLILDHRATATAGGRLPAAGTAR, from the coding sequence ATGGAGGCTATCGAGGTTCCGGTTCTGATCGTGGGCGGCGGCGGGTGCGGGCTGTCCGCGTCCGTCTTCCTGTCCGACCACGGTGTCGGCCACCTGCTGGTGGAGCGGCACACCGACACGTCGAAACTGCCGAAGGCGCACTACCTCAACCAGCGCACGATGGAGATCTTCCGCCAGCACGGCCTGTACGAGGCCGTCGTCGAACCGGCGGCGCCGCTGGAGAAGTTCGGCAAGGTCCGCTGGCAGACCACGCTCACCGGCGACGGACCGCTGGACGCCCGGGTGATCCACGAGATGGACGCCTTCGGCGGCGGCGCGCTCACCGAGACGTACGCGGCGGCCGGACCCGTACTGCCCATCAAGCTGCCGCAGCTCCGCCTGGAGCCGATCCTGCGCCGGCAGGCCGAGCAGCGCAATCCCGGGCGGGTGCTGTTCGGCCACGACCTGGTCGCCTTCACCGAGGACCCCGGCTCCGGCCGGGTCCTCGCCGAGATCCGCGACAGCGCGACCGGCGAGACCAGCACGGTGGCCGCCCGCTACGTCGTCGCGGCCGACGGCGGCCGCACCCTCGGCCCCGCGCTGGGCGTGCGGATGCAGGGCGTCTCGGCGATGGTCGACGTCACCACCGCGTACTTCTCCGCCGACCTGTCGCCGTGGTGGCACGAGGGCACGATCATCACCTGGCTGCTCAACCCCTACCGCCCCGACCTGTCGAGCACCCTGCTGGAAATGGGCCCCAGTTGGGGGAAGGCGTGCGAGGAGTGGGGACTGCACTTCATCCCCGGCGACGCCGACCGCTCCGACCCGCGGGCGGTCACCGCCCGGATCCGCGAGGTGCTGGGCTTACCCGGGCTGGATCTGACGCTGCACAAGGTGTCGCACTGGAGCGTGGAGGGCGTGCTCGCCGACCGCTACCGGGACGGCCGGGTGCTGATCGTCGGCGACGCAGCGCACCGCCAGCCGCCGACCACCGGCCTCGGCCTCAACGGCGGTATCCAGGACGTGCACAACCTGGCGTGGAAGCTCGCCGCGGTGCTGGCCGGCCACGCCGACGACGGCCTGCTGGACAGCTACGAGGGCGAGCGGCGCCCGCTGGGCAGGCGCAACGTCGAGTGGGGGCTGTCCACCTGGTTCCACCACCGGCTGATGACCGAGGCCGCCGTCGGGCTGGGCGCGCACATCCCGCCGGAGCGCCGGTCGTCGGCCTTCGCCGCGTACTTCGCCCCCTCACCGGTCGGCGAGGTGGTCAGGGCGCGGGCGGCGGAGATCTTCGGCACCCACCGCGCCGAATGCCAGGCGCACGACCTGGAGGTCGGCTTCGCGTACGAGGACGGCGCCGTCGTCCCCGACGGCAGCCCGCCGCCGGCCCGCTCCCCGATGGGCGACGCCCACCACCCCACCACCCGCCCCGGGCACGTGCTGGCGCACGCCTGGATCGAGCACCGGGGGCGCCGCCTGTCGACCCACGACCTGGTCGGGTCCGGGACCGGATTCGCCCTGCTCACCGGCGCGTCGGGCACCCCGTGGTGCGCGGCGGCCGCGGAGGTGGCCGAGAAGTTCGGCGTGCCGATCACCGTGGCCCGTATCGGCGACCCGGCGGACGGGGCGGAGTACACCGACGTCGAGGGCGGATGGGCGGCCGTCCGGGGGATCACCGACGCCGGCGCGGTCCTCGTACGCCCCGACAACCATGTGGCCTGGCGCTCCGCGGACGGCAGCGACAGC